The region AAGCATCGCGGCGCGCGGCGCGCGAAGGGCAATTATTACGGGCCGTTCGCCAGCGCCGGATCGGTCAACAACACGCTGAACGCATTGCAGAAGCTGTTCCTGCTGCGATCATGCACCGACGGCTTCTTCAAGACGCGCGATCGGCCATGCCTGCTGTACCAGATCAAGCGCTGCTCCGCGCCGTGCGTCGGGCGGATCTCGAAGGAGGATTATGCCGATCTGAACGAGGACGCGAAGGCGTTCCTCGGCGGCAAATCCACGCAGGTGCAGGCGAAGCTCGGCAAGCAGATGGAAGCGGCGGCGGAGGCGATGGACTTCGAGCTCGCCGCAATCCTGCGCGACCGGCTGCGCGCGCTTACCTTCATCCAGGGCACGCAGGCGATCAATGCCGAGGGCGTGGGCGACGCCGACATCTTCGCGATGGCCAATGCCAACGGCGTGATGGGCATCCAGGCCTTCTTCATCCGTGGCGGGCAGAATTGGGGGCATCGCAGCTTCTTCCCGGCGCACACCAACGATGTCGCGGAAGACGAGGTGCTGACCAGCTTCCTGATGCAATTCTACGAGGAAGTGCCGCCGCCGCGCACGATCCTGCTCGATCGCGACCTGCCCGAGGCTGATTTGCTGGGTGAGGCATTGGGCGGTGCGGTCGGATTCAAGGTGAGCCTTTCGGTGCCGCAGCGCGGCACGCGGCGGCGGCTGCTCGAACAGGCGCAACGCAACGCGGTCGAGGCGCTGGAACGACGGCTGGCGGAAAGCACGACACAGGCGAAACTGCTGCGCGAGGTGGCCGAATTGTTCGATCTGGCCGAACCGCCCGACCGGATCGAAATCTACGACAACAGCCATATCCAGGGCACCAATGCGGTCGGCGCGATGGTCGTCGCGGGGCCCGAGGGCTTTCGCAAGGGCCAGTATCGCAAGTTCAACATCAAGAATCCGGAGACGCAGCCGGGCGACGATTTCGGCATGATGCGCGAGGTGTTCCAGCGCCGTTTTGCGCGCGCGCAGGCCGAGGATCCGGATCGCGATGCGGGCGACTGGCCCGATCTGGTGCTGATCGACGGCGGGCGCGGGCAGTTGAACGCGGCCAAGGCGGTGCTGGAGGATATGGGGATCGAGGATGTGTGTCTGGTCGGCATCGCCAAGGGGCCGATGCACGGGCGCGACGGTCGCGAAGTGTTCCACATGCTCGACGGCCGCGAGTTCCAGTTGCCGGTGAACGCGCCCGTGCTGTTCTATCTCCAGCGGCTGCGCGACGAGGTGCACCGGTTCGTGATCGGCGCGCATCGCGACAAGCGCTCCAAGGCGATCGGCGCGTCGCCGCTGGACGAGGTTCCGGGGATCGGGCCGGCGCGCAAGAAGGCGTTGCTGATGCATTTCGGCACCGGCCGCGCGGTGCGCAACGCGAGCCTCGCCGATCTGCAACAGGCGCCCGGCGTTTCGGCGGCGGTGGCGCAGCAGGTGTACGATTTCTATCACGGGCGGTGAATATGTATCGTCACCCCGGACTTGTTCCGGGGTCCACCGTGCCGCTTTATCAACGGCCTGATAGCCTGTGGGCCGGTGGACCCCGGAACAAGTCCGGGGTGACGGAATAGAAGTTGCCGCTCATTCGCGCCGCGCTAGACTGACCCCGTCTCTGGGGGGTAAAATTCATGTTTCGGCGTACGATCTTCTTCGCCTTGCTCGCATCGGCCGGGGTGGCGCATGCGGGGGACAAGCCGCTCTACGCGCCGGTGCCGGATTGGGTGAAGCCCGCGCCGCCGATCGACACGGCGAAGATCAAGGACGATTCGCCGATCTTCCTGATCCTCGACAGCCAGCAGCGGCTGAAGGATGGCGAGGTGACGGTGTATGCCGAAACGGCGGCGCGCGCCTCATCGCCGCAGGTGCTCGATTCGCTGGGGACCGTGACGTTGCCGTGGCAACCCGACAAGGGCGATCTGATCATCCACAAGGCGGAGATCGTGCGCGGTGCGGAGCGGATCGACCTGCTGAAGAGCGGCGAACGCTTCTCGGTCCTGCGCCGCGAGGAACAATTGGAGCAGCGCATGCTGAACGGCATGCTGACCGCGACGATGGCGGTGGAAGGGTTACGCGTCGGGGACGTGCTGCACCTCGTCTTCTCGACCACGCAGAAGGATACGGCATTGCAGGGCAATGTGCAGGCCTTCGCGCAACTGGCGACCGACCCGGTGCGCGCCGATTTCGGCCGCGTGCGGATGGTGTGGCCGGAGGGGCGGGACGTGCGCTGGAAGGCGGATGGCAGCGGGGTGACGCCGGTCGTGACCAAGGCGGGTGGCTATAACGACCTGACGATCACCGTGCCGCTGTCCAAGCAGCCGGAGATGCCCGCCGATGCCCCGCCGCGCTATCGCCATGCACCGCTTCTGGAAGCGACGAGCTTCGCCGATTGGGCGGCGATCTCCAAGGTGATGGCGCCGCTATACGAGACCAAAGGGCTGATCGCGCCGGGCAGTCCGCTGGCGGCGGAAGTTGCCAAAGTTGCCGCGCAAACGCCCGATCCGATGAAGCGGACGGCGCTCGCCTTGCAGCTGGTACAGGACAAAATACGCTATCTTTTCAAGGGGATGGACGGCGGAAATTACGTGCCGCAAACGCCGGCCCAGACCTGGACGGTGCGATACGGTGATTGCAAGGCCAAGACCTTGTTACTGCTGGCAATTCTACGAGAGCTGGGAATCGAGGCCGAGCCGGTGCTGGCGAACAGCAAGTTCGGCGACTGGGTGCCACAGCGGCTGCCGACGCCGGGTGCGTTCGATCATGTCTTCGTGCGGGCGACCGTGGCCGGCGAGAGCCTGTGGCTGGACGGCACCGGTGCCGGTGCGCAACTGGCCGACATTCGCGATACGCCGCCGTTCGGCAACGTACTGCCGCTGCGCGCCGGCGGGACGGGGCTGATGCCGATCCCCTTGCGCGTCAACGCCCGGCCCGATGTCGCGGCCACCCTGACGCGGGACGAATCCGCCGGGGTCAATCTGCCCGCGCCGTTCACGCTGGCGATGACGATGCGCGGGTCGCTGGCGCAGATCCTGCGATCGGCGCAGGGCCAGGCGAGCAAGGACCAGCTGACCCAGATGGTGGCGAAGATGAGCGAGGGCTATGTCGGGTCGGGGGCGACGATCGTCGCGCGCACGCTGAAATTCGACGAGGCCAGCGGCACCGCGACCGTCACCGCGTCCGGCGTGACCTACCCGTCCTGGAACCGCGAGAACGAACGCTATCGCACGAGCGTCGATGCCGCGCTGGACGGGCTGAAATTCGAACCCGATCGCAGTCGCACGGCGTGGCGCGACATTCCGGTAAGCAGCGGCGACAAGGCGACATATTCGCTGCGCACCCGCGTGCACCTGCCGGAGGGCGGCAAGGGTTTCACGCTGGAGGGCAATCCCAAATTGTCCGAAGTCCTCGCCGGTGCGCAGATCGATCGCAACTCGACGCTGGCCGACGGCTGGCTGACCAGCGACGTGATGGTGCAGACGACCGGCGCCGAGATCGCCGCCGCCGACATTCCGGCGGCGCGGCAGAAGCTGGCGCAGGCGAAGC is a window of Sphingomonas sp. Leaf357 DNA encoding:
- the uvrC gene encoding excinuclease ABC subunit UvrC, producing the protein MSSPNAPDRFNEEKSAFAVRGGGDAPDIATGVAAIRNVLATLPTRPGVYRMQDARGDVLYVGKARALKNRVTNYTQIDRLSKRLQRMVAQTRSMTIVTTNNEAEALLLEAQLIKRYRPPYNVLLRDDKSFPFILLRSDHEFPRIQKHRGARRAKGNYYGPFASAGSVNNTLNALQKLFLLRSCTDGFFKTRDRPCLLYQIKRCSAPCVGRISKEDYADLNEDAKAFLGGKSTQVQAKLGKQMEAAAEAMDFELAAILRDRLRALTFIQGTQAINAEGVGDADIFAMANANGVMGIQAFFIRGGQNWGHRSFFPAHTNDVAEDEVLTSFLMQFYEEVPPPRTILLDRDLPEADLLGEALGGAVGFKVSLSVPQRGTRRRLLEQAQRNAVEALERRLAESTTQAKLLREVAELFDLAEPPDRIEIYDNSHIQGTNAVGAMVVAGPEGFRKGQYRKFNIKNPETQPGDDFGMMREVFQRRFARAQAEDPDRDAGDWPDLVLIDGGRGQLNAAKAVLEDMGIEDVCLVGIAKGPMHGRDGREVFHMLDGREFQLPVNAPVLFYLQRLRDEVHRFVIGAHRDKRSKAIGASPLDEVPGIGPARKKALLMHFGTGRAVRNASLADLQQAPGVSAAVAQQVYDFYHGR
- a CDS encoding DUF3857 domain-containing protein, which produces MFRRTIFFALLASAGVAHAGDKPLYAPVPDWVKPAPPIDTAKIKDDSPIFLILDSQQRLKDGEVTVYAETAARASSPQVLDSLGTVTLPWQPDKGDLIIHKAEIVRGAERIDLLKSGERFSVLRREEQLEQRMLNGMLTATMAVEGLRVGDVLHLVFSTTQKDTALQGNVQAFAQLATDPVRADFGRVRMVWPEGRDVRWKADGSGVTPVVTKAGGYNDLTITVPLSKQPEMPADAPPRYRHAPLLEATSFADWAAISKVMAPLYETKGLIAPGSPLAAEVAKVAAQTPDPMKRTALALQLVQDKIRYLFKGMDGGNYVPQTPAQTWTVRYGDCKAKTLLLLAILRELGIEAEPVLANSKFGDWVPQRLPTPGAFDHVFVRATVAGESLWLDGTGAGAQLADIRDTPPFGNVLPLRAGGTGLMPIPLRVNARPDVAATLTRDESAGVNLPAPFTLAMTMRGSLAQILRSAQGQASKDQLTQMVAKMSEGYVGSGATIVARTLKFDEASGTATVTASGVTYPSWNRENERYRTSVDAALDGLKFEPDRSRTAWRDIPVSSGDKATYSLRTRVHLPEGGKGFTLEGNPKLSEVLAGAQIDRNSTLADGWLTSDVMVQTTGAEIAAADIPAARQKLAQAKQHLLRVIAPEAYPAEWQVIQAGKAAHRFDPILAVYKAGIADQPDKAEPFTNRAWFLERIYDWRPAIDDIGRAIATDPTADSYLWRGRLYWAVGEKDKALADMLEARKIDPASDTVIQRLAGLYADRKEYDKALALLDTRIEDGGKDKADFMLGKADVLSRAGRKDDAIATIDAAVAAKPGAPDLLNQRCWLKGTLNVMLDTALKDCTKAIALADSSEKVLDSRAMVYFRMNQMEDALADLNAALDQDPGLAASLYMRGVIRKKQGDAKAGEIDLAGARLMRPTIDQTYAQFGIVP